In Carya illinoinensis cultivar Pawnee chromosome 10, C.illinoinensisPawnee_v1, whole genome shotgun sequence, one DNA window encodes the following:
- the LOC122278742 gene encoding trihelix transcription factor GT-3b-like — protein MEGHHLHHPHHQQQHLHHQISINVDAGDRFPQWSLQETTEFLRIRAELDRAFMETKRNKLLWEVIATKMKEKGYNRSAEQCKCKWKNLVTRYKGCETTEDDAMRQQFPFYNELQAIFASRMQRMLWAETEGGPSLSKKKATQLSSDDEEDNEESEEEKGSTPRKKMKKGKSNIIGSSGGGSGNIKQILDEFMKQQMHMEAQWREAFDARENERRLKEMEWRQTMETLENERIMMEQRWREREEQRRMREEARAEKRDALITALLNKLRREDRM, from the exons ATGGAAGGGCATCACCTCCATCATCCTCACCATCAACAGCAGCATCTCCATCATCAGATCAGTATTAACGTTGATGCGGGTGATAGATTTCCTCAATGGAGTCTTCAGGAGACGACGGAGTTCTTGAGGATCCGAGCAGAGCTGGATCGAGCTTTCATGGAAACGAAGAGGAACAAGCTTCTCTGGGAAGTTATTGCAACAAAGATGAAAGAAAAGGGTTATAATCGCAGCGCTGAGCAGTGCAAGTGCAAATGGAAAAATCTCGTTACGCGTTATAAG GGGTGTGAGACAACGGAAGATGATGCCATGCGTCAACAATTCCCGTTTTACAACGAACTTCAAGCGATTTTCGCTTCGCGGATGCAGAGAATGCTTTGGGCTGAAACCGAAGGAGGACCGAGCTTGTCGAAAAAGAAAGCTACCCAGCTGTCATCGGACGACGAGGAAGATAACGAGGAGAGTGAGGAAGAGAAGGGTAGCACTCCtagaaagaagatgaaaaagggcaaaagtaatattatagGAAGTAGTGGCGGTGGGAGTGGAAATATTAAGCAGATTTTGGACGAGTTTATGAAGCAACAGATGCATATGGAGGCGCAATGGAGAGAAGCGTTCGATGCGAGGGAAAACGAAAGAAGATTGAAGGAGATGGAGTGGAGGCAGACGATGGAAACATTGGAAAACGAGAGGATAATGATGGAGCAGAggtggagagagagggaagagcAAAGGAGGATGAGAGAGGAGGCTAGGGCTGAGAAGAGGGACGCTCTTATTACAGCTCTGCTAAACAAGCTCAGGCGAGAGGATCGTATGTAG